From one Formosa sediminum genomic stretch:
- a CDS encoding CCA tRNA nucleotidyltransferase — MNYKAALQNPIFKIISQSAKTLQLDSYVIGGFVRDFILERGSAKDIDVVAIGSGIALAKEVAKNLPNKPQVQVFKTYGTAMLRYNDIEIEFVGARKESYNENSRNPVVEDGTLEDDQNRRDFTINALALDLHEDRFGNLLDPFNGIEDLDKNIIRTPLNPDITYSDDPLRMMRAIRFATQLNFEIEAESLNAITKNSHRLEIITKERIVVELNKILESKVPSIGFLLLEQTKLLNYILPELTALKGIDEVEGQRHKDNFYHTLEVVDNIAEHTDNVWLRWAALLHDIGKAPTKKFSKKVGWTFHGHEFEGSKMVYRLFKRLKMPLNDKMKFVQKMVLMSSRPIVLAQDIVTDSAVRRLIFDAGDAVEDLMTLCEADITTKNPKKFKKYHNNFKIVRDKIVEVEARDHVRNFQPPISGEEIMDTFNLKPSREIGIIKDVIKEAILEGEIPNEYEAAFKLMLKTGQKLGLEPNKKTES, encoded by the coding sequence ATGAATTACAAAGCAGCATTACAGAACCCCATATTTAAAATTATTTCGCAATCTGCCAAAACACTACAATTAGATAGTTACGTTATTGGTGGGTTTGTTCGCGATTTTATTTTAGAACGTGGTTCTGCAAAAGACATAGACGTTGTAGCTATTGGTAGCGGTATAGCACTCGCTAAAGAAGTGGCTAAAAATTTACCAAATAAACCTCAAGTACAAGTTTTTAAAACATATGGCACTGCCATGTTGCGTTATAATGATATTGAAATTGAATTTGTTGGCGCACGCAAAGAATCTTATAACGAAAATAGTAGAAACCCTGTTGTAGAAGACGGTACATTAGAAGACGACCAAAATCGTCGTGATTTTACAATTAATGCACTCGCTTTAGATTTACACGAGGACCGCTTTGGAAATCTTTTAGACCCATTTAATGGGATTGAAGATTTAGACAAAAACATAATTCGTACCCCTCTTAATCCAGATATTACTTATAGCGACGACCCATTACGTATGATGCGTGCTATTAGATTTGCAACCCAACTAAACTTTGAAATTGAAGCAGAATCGCTAAATGCCATCACAAAAAATAGTCATCGTTTAGAAATCATTACTAAAGAACGTATTGTAGTAGAATTAAATAAAATACTTGAAAGTAAAGTACCTTCTATAGGATTTTTATTACTAGAACAAACTAAACTTTTAAACTATATTTTACCCGAACTTACAGCTTTAAAAGGAATTGATGAAGTAGAAGGACAGCGGCACAAAGATAATTTTTATCACACCTTAGAAGTTGTAGATAATATTGCAGAACACACTGATAATGTCTGGCTGCGTTGGGCTGCATTATTGCATGATATAGGGAAAGCACCTACTAAAAAATTCAGTAAAAAAGTAGGCTGGACCTTTCATGGTCATGAATTTGAAGGTTCTAAAATGGTATATCGCTTATTTAAGCGTTTAAAGATGCCCCTGAACGATAAGATGAAATTTGTTCAGAAAATGGTACTCATGAGCTCGCGTCCAATTGTATTAGCTCAAGACATTGTTACAGACTCTGCTGTTAGACGATTAATTTTTGATGCTGGAGATGCTGTTGAAGATTTAATGACGTTATGTGAAGCAGACATAACTACTAAAAATCCTAAAAAGTTTAAGAAATATCACAATAATTTTAAAATTGTTAGAGATAAAATTGTTGAAGTTGAAGCTCGAGATCATGTACGTAATTTTCAGCCTCCAATTTCTGGAGAAGAAATTATGGACACGTTTAATTTAAAACCCTCTCGAGAAATCGGAATTATAAAGGATGTAATTAAAGAAGCTATTTTAGAAGGAGAGATTCCTAATGAATATGAAGCAGCTTTTAAACTCATGTTAAAAACAGGACAAAAGTTAGGCTTAGAACCTAACAAAAAAACAGAAAGCTAA
- a CDS encoding L-threonylcarbamoyladenylate synthase: protein MNTEIKNAVATLKAGGLILYPTDTVWGIGCDASNPEAVKKIFQLKNREDSKALICLVADDRMLKKYVKKIPDAAYSIFDIHEEPITIIYDEPQNLAQNLIAEDNTIAIRIPDDEFCFQLLRRFNGAIVSTSANISGNITPKSYKEIAPDILKGVDYVVNLHHEKKNTKPSSIIKLSNNGIVKVIRK from the coding sequence ATGAATACAGAAATAAAAAATGCAGTAGCTACGCTAAAAGCAGGCGGACTCATACTCTACCCTACAGATACCGTTTGGGGAATTGGTTGTGACGCATCTAATCCAGAAGCTGTAAAAAAAATATTTCAACTTAAAAATCGTGAAGATAGCAAAGCCTTAATTTGTTTAGTTGCAGATGATAGAATGCTAAAAAAATATGTAAAAAAAATACCTGACGCAGCTTATAGTATTTTCGATATTCACGAAGAACCAATTACTATTATTTACGACGAGCCCCAAAACCTTGCTCAAAATTTAATAGCCGAAGACAACACTATAGCCATTCGTATTCCTGACGATGAGTTTTGTTTTCAATTATTAAGACGGTTTAATGGTGCTATAGTCTCGACATCTGCAAACATAAGTGGTAACATAACTCCAAAATCATATAAAGAAATAGCTCCCGATATTTTAAAAGGTGTAGACTATGTCGTAAATTTGCACCACGAAAAAAAGAACACAAAACCATCGTCTATTATTAAATTAAGTAACAATGGGATTGTGAAAGTTATACGAAAGTAA
- a CDS encoding lipopolysaccharide kinase InaA family protein gives MKYVVNTNYLDVQDFLTDCIINYDTKGENFGNQKRNSLRLFKLGAQTINIKSFKVPNIVNQIAYKFFRKSKAQRSYEYASKLIDLGIQTPEPIGYYEFTSLFLFKKSYYISTQLDCDLTYRELTRDLNYPEHDRILRAFTRFTFTLHERNIKFLDHSPGNTLIKKEGDAYHFYLVDLNRMEFKPMSFEERIKNFSRLTTHKSMVKTMSDEYAKLSGEDFNTVYSLMWQETKAFQDKSTQKKALKKKLRFWKA, from the coding sequence ATGAAATATGTGGTAAATACAAACTATTTAGATGTACAAGATTTTTTAACCGACTGTATTATAAATTATGATACTAAAGGCGAAAATTTTGGTAACCAAAAACGAAATTCTCTAAGACTCTTTAAGTTGGGAGCTCAGACAATTAATATAAAATCGTTTAAAGTTCCTAATATTGTTAATCAAATTGCCTATAAATTTTTTAGAAAGAGCAAAGCTCAGCGTTCTTATGAGTATGCTTCTAAGCTTATAGATTTAGGAATACAAACTCCTGAACCAATTGGATATTATGAATTTACTTCTCTATTTTTGTTTAAAAAGAGTTATTATATTAGTACGCAGTTAGATTGTGACTTGACTTATAGAGAACTTACTCGAGATTTAAATTATCCTGAGCACGATAGAATTTTAAGGGCGTTTACACGTTTTACTTTTACACTTCATGAGCGTAATATTAAGTTTTTAGATCATTCTCCAGGAAACACTCTAATTAAAAAGGAAGGTGATGCCTATCACTTTTATTTAGTAGACCTGAATAGGATGGAGTTTAAACCTATGAGTTTTGAAGAGCGTATTAAGAATTTTTCCAGATTAACAACTCATAAATCTATGGTAAAAACAATGAGTGATGAATATGCAAAACTCTCAGGCGAAGATTTTAATACTGTATATTCATTAATGTGGCAAGAAACTAAAGCTTTTCAAGATAAATCTACACAAAAGAAAGCTTTAAAGAAAAAATTAAGATTCTGGAAAGCCTAG
- a CDS encoding glycosyltransferase — protein MFEHFIITRFNLRKEEWQTNKNNIDVLTDEWHRNRFKLFTEFCVPCIANQTNKNFTWLVYFDSSTKQEFRTIISEIAAQLPNFKPFYIEGMPAFLPEIEKEISKCKTEYIITSRLDNDDCTANNYVESIQNKFNNQDFLALDFIKGYTLQISPSYRLGNRLQLFNPFLSLIEKNEKPITIWNSKKHGDWKRVKKLKQIKDEYIWASIIHYENKTNRFRGFGKVNLELFLETFNFSEDIKKTIRIELEPNNKWRVISFKNKFNSIWKYYYKKIKRKIRFYD, from the coding sequence ATGTTCGAGCATTTTATAATTACACGTTTTAATTTAAGAAAAGAAGAGTGGCAAACAAATAAAAACAATATTGATGTTTTAACAGATGAGTGGCACCGTAACCGTTTTAAACTTTTCACAGAATTTTGTGTACCCTGTATAGCTAACCAAACCAATAAAAACTTTACGTGGTTGGTATATTTTGACAGCTCTACAAAACAAGAATTTAGAACTATAATTTCGGAAATTGCAGCACAATTGCCAAATTTTAAACCTTTTTATATTGAAGGGATGCCCGCCTTCCTACCTGAAATAGAAAAAGAAATTAGTAAATGTAAAACAGAGTATATAATTACTTCTAGATTAGATAATGATGATTGTACAGCAAATAATTATGTAGAAAGTATTCAAAATAAATTTAACAATCAAGACTTCTTAGCTTTAGATTTTATTAAGGGCTATACGTTACAAATATCGCCTTCATACCGCTTAGGAAATAGGCTACAGCTATTTAATCCCTTCTTGTCTTTAATAGAAAAAAACGAGAAGCCAATTACCATTTGGAACTCAAAAAAACACGGCGATTGGAAACGGGTAAAAAAACTTAAACAAATTAAAGATGAATACATCTGGGCTTCTATTATACACTATGAAAACAAGACAAACAGATTTAGAGGCTTTGGTAAAGTTAATTTAGAACTTTTTTTAGAAACATTTAATTTTTCTGAAGACATTAAAAAAACAATTAGGATAGAGCTAGAACCAAATAATAAATGGCGCGTTATTAGCTTTAAAAATAAATTTAATTCTATATGGAAATATTATTATAAAAAAATTAAAAGAAAAATCAGATTCTATGACTAG
- a CDS encoding glycosyltransferase family 2 protein, whose protein sequence is MTKITAIIPTGNEIHNIDDVIASVNFADEILIVDSFSTDGTFEKAQQLATRVIRREYEYSASQKNWAIPQAKHEWILLVDADERVTPDLKKEILDTLKAPEHTAYWIGRMNHFMGERVHYSGWRNDKVIRLFKRDFCKYEDKHVHAEIKVNGSVGRLKHKFYHNTYITFDKYLEKMNRYAWWQAKDYDKKTGKLTPYHFVIKPFWGFFKHYIIQFGFRDGLVGFTIGTIQAYVIFMRYIKLWLLRKNRI, encoded by the coding sequence ATGACTAAAATTACAGCCATTATTCCCACAGGGAATGAAATTCATAATATAGATGATGTTATAGCATCTGTAAATTTTGCTGATGAAATATTAATAGTAGATAGTTTTAGTACCGATGGTACTTTTGAAAAAGCACAACAACTTGCTACTAGAGTAATTCGCCGAGAATACGAATATTCTGCCTCTCAAAAAAACTGGGCCATTCCGCAAGCTAAACACGAATGGATTTTATTAGTAGATGCAGACGAACGTGTTACTCCTGATTTGAAAAAAGAAATACTAGACACTCTAAAAGCACCAGAACATACTGCCTATTGGATAGGTAGAATGAATCACTTTATGGGAGAACGCGTGCATTATAGCGGTTGGAGAAACGATAAAGTAATCCGTTTATTTAAACGTGATTTCTGTAAATATGAAGACAAACATGTACATGCCGAAATAAAAGTTAATGGTTCTGTAGGCAGATTAAAGCACAAATTCTATCATAACACTTACATTACATTCGATAAGTATTTAGAAAAAATGAATCGTTATGCTTGGTGGCAAGCCAAAGATTACGATAAAAAAACAGGAAAACTCACACCTTATCATTTTGTTATAAAACCATTTTGGGGATTTTTTAAACACTACATTATACAATTTGGTTTTAGAGATGGACTGGTAGGTTTTACTATTGGCACCATACAAGCTTATGTTATTTTTATGAGATATATAAAGCTATGGTTATTAAGAAAAAACAGAATTTAA
- a CDS encoding CDP-glycerol glycerophosphotransferase family protein, which yields MTYKFLIYISYSYAVPIGNPLEKEIKRRGDTVFWFSDLEDGKKALDKKKNHILNIKDVINYQPDIVLTATNDVPDFITGLKVQIFHGFNAEKRPEKKNSFTHFRIRGFFDLYCTQGPATTSGFLKQQKRYNHFEVIETGWSKVDPLFPISNKKTDKYPTVMIASTFTERLSLAYNNAVYNEIKRLSVAGIFNFIMVLHPKIPNALKQKWKNLNGDNFTYYDTTDLIPLFKISDVMFSDTTSAIQEFLIQKKPVVTFNHTFNHNYLINITDANAIEYSLNTALQKPKVILEHITALINNIHPYFDGKSSSRIIDASISFLHRDKNYLKKKPQNLIRKLKIRKRLGYFTLKSFNTPYTIPKKND from the coding sequence ATGACCTATAAGTTTTTAATATATATATCCTATAGCTATGCCGTACCTATAGGCAATCCCTTAGAAAAAGAAATTAAGAGACGTGGAGACACTGTATTTTGGTTTAGCGATTTAGAGGATGGAAAAAAAGCGCTGGATAAAAAAAAGAATCATATATTAAATATTAAGGACGTTATTAACTATCAACCCGATATTGTATTAACGGCTACTAACGATGTACCTGATTTTATTACAGGTTTAAAAGTGCAAATTTTTCATGGCTTTAATGCCGAAAAAAGACCTGAAAAGAAAAACAGTTTTACACACTTTAGAATTCGTGGTTTTTTTGATTTGTATTGCACACAAGGACCAGCAACAACTTCGGGGTTTTTAAAACAACAAAAAAGATATAACCATTTTGAAGTTATAGAAACAGGTTGGAGTAAAGTAGACCCTTTGTTTCCTATTTCTAATAAAAAAACAGACAAATATCCCACTGTTATGATTGCTTCTACGTTTACAGAACGTTTAAGTTTAGCATACAACAATGCTGTTTATAATGAAATTAAAAGACTTTCTGTGGCAGGCATATTTAATTTTATTATGGTGCTACATCCCAAAATACCAAATGCCTTAAAACAGAAATGGAAAAATTTAAACGGTGATAATTTTACATATTACGATACTACAGATCTAATTCCGCTTTTCAAAATATCAGATGTAATGTTTTCAGACACAACTTCTGCCATTCAAGAATTTTTAATTCAGAAAAAACCAGTAGTTACATTTAACCATACATTTAATCATAACTACTTAATTAATATTACAGACGCTAATGCTATAGAATATAGTTTAAATACAGCATTGCAGAAGCCTAAAGTAATACTAGAACATATTACAGCACTCATTAATAATATACATCCTTATTTTGATGGTAAGTCAAGTTCGCGTATTATTGATGCGAGTATCTCTTTCCTGCATAGAGATAAAAATTATTTAAAAAAGAAGCCCCAAAACCTAATAAGGAAATTAAAAATAAGAAAACGTTTAGGCTATTTTACGCTTAAAAGTTTTAATACGCCTTATACTATACCTAAAAAAAATGACTAA
- a CDS encoding sulfotransferase family 2 domain-containing protein, which yields METKLYKRINNRIGLFFNSPVKSGEHKKFVFIHIAKTGGTSIISITGKAYRKHLTVKEVIKYIGQKKWDSVYKFAVVRNPWAKVVSQYKFRTKTNKSNMKDNPISFKDWVTKVFVEQDDFYYGKRPLLFAPQVFWLKNNNEEIDLDTIIHFENLNEEYKTVANTIGIDPNLPHLNSTKPSGYKQFYDEETKNIVAAWFAEDIDTFNYKF from the coding sequence ATGGAAACAAAACTTTATAAAAGAATCAATAACCGTATTGGTCTATTTTTCAACTCTCCGGTAAAAAGTGGAGAACATAAAAAATTTGTTTTCATTCACATCGCAAAAACTGGCGGGACTAGTATTATTAGTATAACCGGGAAAGCATACCGTAAGCATTTAACTGTAAAAGAAGTTATTAAATACATTGGGCAGAAAAAATGGGATAGTGTTTATAAGTTTGCAGTGGTTAGAAATCCATGGGCTAAAGTTGTCTCTCAGTACAAATTCAGAACAAAAACAAATAAATCTAACATGAAAGATAATCCCATTTCTTTTAAAGATTGGGTAACTAAAGTTTTTGTTGAACAAGACGATTTTTACTACGGAAAACGACCTCTTTTATTTGCTCCGCAAGTGTTTTGGCTTAAAAATAATAATGAAGAAATTGATTTAGATACAATAATTCATTTTGAGAATTTAAACGAAGAGTATAAAACTGTTGCAAACACTATTGGTATCGACCCCAATTTGCCACACCTAAACTCTACTAAACCTAGTGGGTATAAACAATTTTATGATGAGGAAACCAAAAACATTGTGGCAGCTTGGTTTGCAGAAGACATAGACACTTTTAATTATAAGTTTTAA
- a CDS encoding glycosyltransferase family 2 protein, whose amino-acid sequence MPEISVILSTYNAEAWLEKVLWGYNCQSFRDFEIVIADDGSTSETKDLIHRFKKTTSLQLIHIWQEDDGFQKSKILNKAILACNAEYIVMSDGDCIPRLDFLDVHAKYKQRGYFLSGGYFKLPMKISKKIKEKHINSGKCFSVKWLKKHGLKSSFKNNKLNAKGLKSELLNTVTPTKMTWNGHNSSGWKNDILTVNGFDERMQYGGQDRELGERLFNYGIKSKQIRYSAVCIHLDHKRGYKTEESITKNKAIRKYTKDSKTVWTSYGINKERTVLTA is encoded by the coding sequence ATGCCAGAAATATCAGTAATATTAAGTACTTATAATGCAGAAGCTTGGTTAGAAAAAGTGTTATGGGGTTATAATTGTCAATCTTTTAGAGATTTTGAAATTGTTATTGCCGATGATGGTTCTACTTCTGAGACCAAAGATTTAATACATAGGTTTAAAAAGACTACGAGTTTACAATTAATTCACATTTGGCAAGAAGATGATGGGTTTCAGAAATCTAAAATCTTAAATAAAGCTATACTTGCCTGTAATGCAGAATATATTGTAATGAGTGATGGAGATTGCATTCCTAGATTAGATTTTTTAGACGTGCATGCAAAGTATAAACAGCGTGGTTATTTTTTGTCTGGTGGTTATTTTAAGTTGCCTATGAAGATTTCAAAAAAGATAAAAGAAAAACACATTAATTCTGGTAAGTGTTTTAGTGTAAAATGGCTAAAAAAACACGGCTTGAAGTCGTCTTTTAAAAATAATAAACTGAATGCTAAAGGCTTAAAGTCTGAGCTTTTAAATACCGTAACACCCACTAAAATGACTTGGAATGGGCATAACTCATCAGGGTGGAAAAACGATATTTTAACTGTAAATGGTTTTGATGAGCGTATGCAGTATGGCGGACAAGATCGGGAACTAGGTGAGCGACTATTTAATTACGGTATTAAATCTAAGCAAATACGATACAGTGCAGTTTGTATACATTTAGATCATAAAAGAGGGTACAAAACAGAGGAATCCATAACTAAAAATAAAGCCATTAGAAAATATACCAAAGATTCTAAAACCGTATGGACTTCTTACGGAATTAATAAAGAACGTACTGTACTTACGGCTTAA
- a CDS encoding glycosyltransferase: MKIIEVPSSLYHSSKLIFKPTHTFREDTKQRVPVIVSLTTIPSRLKTLHITIRSLLNQDVLPEKIILWLNDSYISKIPKALDKLQGTTFEIRFSPYTFSHRKLIHTIENYPHKIIITCDDDLIYHPSSIKLLYQEHLKNPNVVIGNRCRRITYSSNNTPLPYLQWPFAKHTIKNEKLLMPVGAFLVLYPPNILDSRFNNVELFNKISPKSDDLWFKTMSLINNALCIQAEQRPPNPIPILATQSVSLKSVNNKLDYKRKQWEQITAYFNLNFKP; this comes from the coding sequence TTGAAAATTATTGAAGTTCCATCCTCCTTATACCACAGTTCCAAATTAATATTTAAACCCACACATACTTTTAGAGAAGACACTAAACAACGCGTCCCTGTTATAGTTTCTCTTACAACAATACCATCTAGACTAAAAACGCTTCATATTACCATTAGAAGTTTACTTAATCAAGACGTGCTACCAGAGAAAATTATATTATGGCTTAACGATAGCTATATCTCTAAAATACCAAAAGCATTAGATAAACTTCAAGGCACAACATTCGAAATTAGATTCTCACCCTATACATTTTCGCACAGAAAATTAATTCATACCATAGAGAATTATCCCCATAAAATAATTATCACTTGCGACGACGATTTAATCTATCACCCCTCAAGTATTAAATTGCTATATCAAGAGCATTTAAAAAACCCTAATGTAGTTATTGGCAATAGATGCAGAAGAATAACATACAGTTCCAATAACACACCTCTACCTTACTTACAATGGCCTTTTGCTAAACACACTATAAAAAACGAAAAATTATTAATGCCTGTTGGTGCCTTTTTGGTATTATACCCTCCTAATATTTTAGATAGTAGATTTAATAATGTTGAACTATTTAATAAAATATCACCCAAAAGTGATGATTTATGGTTTAAAACAATGTCCCTTATAAATAACGCTTTGTGCATTCAGGCAGAACAAAGGCCACCAAATCCCATACCAATTTTAGCAACTCAATCTGTTTCTTTAAAAAGCGTAAATAATAAATTAGATTATAAACGCAAGCAATGGGAACAAATAACAGCCTATTTTAATCTAAATTTTAAGCCGTAA
- a CDS encoding sulfotransferase family 2 domain-containing protein: METKFYKKIGNRIGLFFNSPLKKGELKNFVFIHIAKTGGTSVVSITGKAYRKHLTAKQVIKHIGQKKWDNAYTFAIVRNPWDKVVSQYKFRTKTNKSRMADHPIAFKDWVQKVFVEQDKFYYHVRPLLFAPQVEWLKNNQNKIDLNKIIRFENLNEEYREVANIIGIHPDLPHLNSTKPSDYRSYYDEETKKIVAEWFAEDIELFNYKF, from the coding sequence ATGGAAACCAAATTTTATAAAAAAATAGGTAACCGTATTGGTTTATTTTTTAATTCCCCTCTCAAAAAAGGGGAATTAAAAAATTTTGTATTTATACATATAGCTAAAACCGGTGGTACAAGTGTTGTAAGTATAACAGGAAAAGCTTACCGCAAACATTTAACTGCTAAACAGGTTATAAAACATATTGGACAAAAAAAATGGGATAATGCTTACACTTTTGCTATTGTAAGAAATCCTTGGGATAAAGTGGTCTCTCAATACAAATTTAGAACAAAAACTAATAAATCAAGGATGGCCGATCATCCAATTGCATTTAAGGATTGGGTGCAAAAAGTTTTTGTTGAACAAGATAAATTTTATTATCACGTAAGACCATTATTATTTGCTCCCCAAGTAGAATGGTTAAAAAACAATCAAAATAAAATAGATTTAAATAAAATAATTCGTTTTGAAAATTTAAATGAAGAATATAGAGAAGTCGCTAATATTATTGGTATACATCCAGATCTTCCGCATTTAAATTCTACCAAACCTAGCGACTACAGGTCGTACTACGACGAAGAAACAAAAAAAATTGTAGCAGAATGGTTTGCTGAAGATATAGAACTTTTTAATTACAAATTCTAA
- a CDS encoding 2,3,4,5-tetrahydropyridine-2,6-dicarboxylate N-succinyltransferase has translation MKELQSIIEEAWENRALLSEKKTIEAIRKVVSLLDSGELRVAEPTEDGWQVNEWVKKGVVLYFPIQKMETIECGPLEFHDKIPLKTGYAEKGIRVVPHAVARHGAYISAGTILMPSYVNIGAYVDEGTMVDTWATVGSCAQIGKHVHLSGGVGIGGVLEPLQAAPVIIEDNVFVGSRCIVVEGVHVEAEAVLGANVVLTMSTKIIDVTGDTPVETKGRVPARSVVIPGSYTKKFPAGEFQVPCALIIGKRKESTDKKTSLNDALRDNNVAV, from the coding sequence ATGAAAGAATTACAATCTATCATAGAAGAAGCTTGGGAAAACAGAGCTTTATTATCAGAAAAGAAGACTATTGAAGCGATTAGAAAAGTAGTTTCTCTTTTAGATTCAGGAGAATTACGTGTTGCGGAACCTACCGAAGATGGATGGCAAGTAAACGAATGGGTAAAAAAAGGTGTAGTCCTGTATTTCCCTATCCAGAAAATGGAAACTATAGAATGTGGACCTTTAGAATTTCATGATAAAATTCCATTAAAAACTGGATATGCAGAGAAAGGTATACGTGTAGTACCTCATGCTGTTGCACGTCATGGTGCCTATATCTCTGCAGGTACTATTTTAATGCCTAGTTATGTAAACATTGGTGCATATGTAGATGAAGGTACCATGGTAGATACATGGGCAACTGTAGGTAGCTGTGCACAAATTGGTAAACATGTTCACCTTTCTGGAGGAGTTGGTATTGGTGGTGTATTAGAGCCATTACAAGCGGCACCAGTAATTATAGAAGATAACGTATTTGTAGGATCGCGTTGTATAGTTGTTGAAGGTGTACACGTAGAAGCTGAAGCGGTTTTAGGAGCTAATGTGGTATTAACAATGAGTACTAAAATTATTGATGTTACTGGAGACACACCTGTAGAAACTAAAGGTAGAGTACCTGCACGTTCTGTTGTAATACCAGGAAGTTATACAAAAAAATTCCCTGCCGGAGAATTTCAAGTGCCATGTGCTTTAATTATAGGAAAACGTAAAGAAAGTACAGATAAGAAAACCTCTTTAAACGATGCTTTACGCGATAATAACGTTGCTGTTTAA
- the ruvX gene encoding Holliday junction resolvase RuvX, producing MARVLALDFGKVRTGIAVTDEFQIIASGLTTVNTKELIPFLKDYIAKEQVELFVVGEPKQMDATASESEVLIIPFLKQLNNAIPNIPVVRVDERFTSKMAFQTMIDSGLSKKQRKNKALVDEISATLILQSYLSSK from the coding sequence ATGGCACGTGTTTTAGCATTAGATTTTGGAAAAGTAAGAACAGGAATAGCGGTAACAGATGAATTTCAAATTATTGCTTCTGGGTTAACAACTGTAAATACTAAAGAACTTATTCCATTTTTAAAAGATTATATTGCCAAGGAGCAGGTTGAACTTTTTGTGGTGGGTGAACCAAAACAAATGGATGCTACAGCTTCAGAAAGTGAAGTTTTAATTATTCCATTTTTAAAACAATTAAATAATGCTATTCCTAATATTCCTGTGGTGAGAGTAGATGAACGGTTTACATCTAAAATGGCATTTCAGACTATGATAGATAGTGGGCTTTCTAAAAAACAACGCAAAAACAAAGCTTTAGTAGACGAGATTAGTGCAACTTTAATATTACAAAGTTATTTATCGTCAAAATAA
- the def gene encoding peptide deformylase: MILPIVAYGDPVLKRVGQDIDAEYPNLAELIDNMYETMYNAYGVGLAAPQIGLPIRLFIIDTTPFSEDEDLTEEEINTLKAFNKVFINAKITEEEGDEWAFNEGCLSIPDVREDVFRKSKITIEYLDENFEKHKDTYDGLIARVIQHEYDHIDGILFTEKLSTLKKRLIKGRLDNISKGKVRVDYKMRFPKQKKRR, encoded by the coding sequence ATGATTTTACCAATTGTCGCTTATGGCGATCCCGTATTAAAAAGAGTAGGACAAGACATAGATGCAGAATATCCAAATTTAGCAGAGCTAATAGATAATATGTACGAAACTATGTATAATGCCTATGGTGTAGGTTTGGCCGCGCCGCAAATAGGTTTGCCAATTCGTTTATTTATAATAGATACAACTCCCTTTTCTGAAGATGAAGATTTAACAGAGGAGGAAATAAACACCTTAAAAGCGTTTAATAAGGTATTTATTAATGCTAAGATTACGGAAGAAGAAGGCGATGAATGGGCTTTTAATGAAGGTTGCTTAAGTATTCCAGATGTTAGGGAAGATGTGTTTAGAAAATCTAAAATAACAATAGAGTATCTAGATGAAAATTTTGAAAAACATAAAGATACTTACGACGGATTAATTGCTAGAGTAATACAACATGAATATGACCATATTGATGGTATATTATTTACAGAGAAACTATCTACATTAAAAAAACGTTTAATAAAAGGACGACTAGATAACATTTCTAAAGGGAAAGTTAGAGTGGATTACAAAATGCGTTTCCCAAAGCAAAAAAAGAGACGATAA